One window of Bacillus sp. FJAT-45350 genomic DNA carries:
- the motS gene encoding flagellar motor protein MotS, which translates to MLKRKRREEEKGAPKWMVTFSDLMTLILVFFILLFSMSVVDAEKFRAIAESFNQRQVLDFMPSAIEFEAPGDDRGDERKDPFDDSDEGSNTDDMDELLEEVQEFLETNEMTELISATRDDRGVVLVLQERTLFETAEADLLTDARPFLDKVGSLLSAIPNMVKIEGHTDSRPISTFRYPSNWELSGARASSVIRYLTTNHNLDPQRFVATGYGDTRPVVPNTTVENLQLNRRVVLVISDPTYEDGETY; encoded by the coding sequence ATGTTGAAGCGTAAGCGACGTGAAGAGGAAAAAGGTGCACCGAAATGGATGGTAACCTTTTCTGATTTAATGACCTTAATCCTAGTATTCTTTATATTACTTTTTTCGATGTCTGTTGTAGATGCTGAGAAATTTAGGGCAATTGCAGAATCATTTAATCAACGTCAGGTACTAGATTTCATGCCATCAGCAATAGAATTTGAGGCCCCTGGAGACGATAGAGGAGACGAACGTAAGGACCCTTTTGATGATTCAGATGAAGGCTCGAATACTGATGATATGGATGAATTACTAGAAGAAGTACAGGAATTTTTAGAGACTAATGAAATGACAGAGTTAATTTCAGCCACACGGGATGACCGAGGAGTTGTGCTAGTTCTTCAGGAACGTACTCTGTTTGAGACCGCTGAAGCGGATTTATTAACAGATGCAAGACCATTTCTTGATAAGGTAGGCTCTTTATTATCGGCAATTCCAAATATGGTTAAAATAGAAGGGCATACAGATAGCCGTCCTATCTCTACATTTCGTTATCCGTCGAACTGGGAGTTATCAGGTGCCAGAGCAAGTAGTGTGATTCGTTATTTAACAACAAATCATAACCTAGATCCACAACGCTTTGTTGCAACTGGCTATGGTGATACAAGACCTGTAGTGCCTAATACAACAGTTGAAAACCTGCAGTTGAATAGAAGAGTTGTTCTAGTAATCTCTGATCCAACATATGAAGATGGAGAAACGTACTAG
- a CDS encoding 5'-methylthioadenosine/adenosylhomocysteine nucleosidase, with the protein MKIGIIGAMNEEIELMKQDLKLKQTTVTTKISFYEGVLEGKEVVLCKSGVGKVNAAITSQVLVNKFQVDCIIFTGVAGALDPILEIGDIVISTTALQHDIDASPLGFKRGEIPMFEHPSVFEADTTLVSIAEKAASKLEGVSSIKGCIVSGDQFIANEETVKVLHSEFGGKCVEMEGSAVAQVAMLNDIPYVIIRSMSDKANGEATMSFTEFTEVAAKQSYLIVKEMVKHL; encoded by the coding sequence ATGAAAATAGGCATTATCGGTGCAATGAATGAAGAAATTGAGTTAATGAAGCAAGATTTAAAATTAAAACAAACAACTGTCACAACGAAAATTTCCTTTTACGAAGGGGTACTTGAGGGTAAGGAGGTTGTTTTATGTAAATCAGGAGTCGGCAAGGTTAATGCTGCAATTACTTCTCAAGTTTTAGTAAATAAGTTTCAGGTTGATTGTATTATTTTTACTGGTGTTGCTGGGGCCCTAGATCCGATACTTGAAATCGGTGATATTGTCATTTCAACAACTGCATTACAGCACGATATAGATGCTAGTCCACTTGGTTTTAAAAGAGGGGAAATTCCAATGTTTGAACATCCGTCAGTATTTGAGGCAGATACTACTCTCGTTTCTATTGCAGAGAAGGCAGCCTCCAAACTAGAAGGTGTATCATCAATAAAAGGTTGTATTGTTAGTGGGGACCAGTTTATTGCTAATGAAGAAACGGTAAAGGTGTTACATAGTGAGTTTGGAGGGAAATGTGTTGAAATGGAAGGCTCTGCTGTTGCACAGGTTGCGATGTTAAATGATATTCCATATGTTATTATTCGTTCAATGTCAGATAAAGCAAATGGTGAAGCAACTATGAGCTTTACAGAATTTACAGAAGTGGCTGCTAAGCAATCTTATCTTATTGTAAAAGAAATGGTTAAACACTTATAA
- a CDS encoding acetoin utilization protein AcuC → MSNKPKFVYSQDQMSYRFSNDHPFNHQRLNLTYDLLASIGAIEESQIVAPRVATDEEIALIHDKAFIEAVKTAGEGKLSIGIANNYGIGTDDTPMFKNMHEAAALLVGGTLTAVDLVMENKTDHAINLGGGLHHGFRGKASGFCIYNDSSIAIEYMRQKYGAKVLYVDTDAHHGDGVQWAFYDDPDVCTLSIHETGRYLFPGTGNVNEKGSGKGYGFSINVPVDAFTEDESFLEAYETSIREVVEFFKPDVILTQNGADAHYYDPLTHLCSTIKTFREIPRIAHEIAHEYCDGRWIAVGGGGYDIWRVVPRAWSMIWLEMTEKLDLAQGKLPEEWINKWKEKAGVELPMMWEDPPGIYPPIPRKTEISEKNEKTLNKALYHIRTEMKTQS, encoded by the coding sequence ATGAGTAATAAGCCTAAATTTGTCTACTCTCAAGACCAAATGTCTTATCGGTTTAGCAATGACCATCCCTTTAATCACCAACGTTTAAATTTAACATATGATTTATTAGCATCCATAGGAGCTATCGAAGAGTCACAAATAGTGGCTCCTCGAGTTGCTACTGATGAGGAAATCGCTCTTATCCATGATAAAGCCTTTATTGAAGCAGTTAAAACAGCTGGCGAAGGTAAACTAAGCATCGGGATTGCTAACAATTACGGTATTGGAACTGATGACACACCTATGTTTAAAAATATGCATGAGGCAGCAGCATTGCTTGTTGGCGGAACACTTACAGCTGTAGATTTAGTAATGGAGAATAAAACTGATCACGCAATTAATCTAGGTGGAGGTTTACACCACGGATTTCGTGGTAAAGCCAGTGGCTTCTGTATTTACAACGATAGCTCGATTGCAATTGAATATATGCGACAGAAATACGGTGCAAAGGTACTTTATGTTGATACAGATGCACATCATGGTGATGGCGTACAATGGGCGTTTTATGATGACCCTGATGTTTGTACACTGTCTATTCACGAAACAGGTCGCTACCTCTTTCCTGGAACAGGTAATGTAAATGAAAAAGGCTCTGGCAAAGGATATGGTTTTTCTATTAATGTTCCAGTAGATGCTTTTACTGAGGATGAATCTTTCTTAGAAGCCTATGAAACTTCCATTCGTGAAGTAGTAGAATTTTTTAAACCAGATGTGATTCTCACACAAAATGGAGCAGATGCACATTATTATGATCCACTTACACACTTGTGCTCAACAATTAAAACATTTAGAGAAATCCCACGAATAGCCCATGAGATTGCCCATGAATATTGCGATGGACGGTGGATAGCAGTTGGTGGTGGAGGTTACGACATTTGGAGAGTCGTTCCAAGAGCTTGGTCTATGATTTGGCTTGAAATGACTGAAAAGTTAGACTTAGCTCAGGGGAAACTTCCAGAAGAATGGATCAACAAATGGAAAGAAAAGGCTGGAGTTGAGCTTCCTATGATGTGGGAGGACCCACCCGGAATATATCCTCCTATTCCAAGAAAGACAGAAATTAGTGAAAAGAACGAGAAAACACTAAACAAGGCCCTGTACCATATCCGGACAGAAATGAAAACGCAATCATAA
- a CDS encoding acetoin utilization AcuB family protein produces MIIEEIMNSDTITLSADTSIKEASDVLTKHRIRHIPIVDEENHVIGIISDRDIRDASPSIFHSDEHKEDLLKPVSTIMIKNVLTAHPLDFVEEVATIFYDNNVGCLPVVEDDKLVGIITETDILHTLVELMGAHQPSSHIEIKVENITGKLADIAAIFKRKKANITSVLVYQHKDPNYKILVFRIQTINPMGVIAEIEKEGYQVLWPNMPGMTDE; encoded by the coding sequence TTGATAATCGAAGAAATTATGAACAGTGATACAATAACACTATCCGCTGACACATCCATCAAAGAAGCATCAGACGTTTTAACTAAACACCGTATACGTCATATTCCTATTGTAGATGAAGAGAATCATGTAATTGGAATCATATCGGATCGTGATATTCGCGATGCAAGTCCATCAATTTTTCACTCGGATGAGCATAAAGAAGATTTATTAAAGCCTGTCAGTACTATTATGATTAAAAACGTCTTGACAGCACACCCTCTTGATTTTGTAGAAGAAGTTGCAACTATTTTTTATGATAATAATGTTGGTTGTTTGCCAGTAGTTGAAGATGACAAGCTAGTTGGAATTATTACAGAAACTGATATTCTTCACACACTTGTAGAATTAATGGGGGCACACCAACCTAGCTCACATATTGAAATTAAAGTAGAAAATATCACAGGAAAATTAGCTGATATTGCTGCCATCTTTAAGAGGAAGAAAGCAAACATTACAAGTGTTCTTGTCTATCAGCATAAAGATCCAAACTACAAAATTCTCGTTTTCCGTATTCAAACAATTAATCCAATGGGAGTCATTGCTGAAATTGAAAAGGAAGGCTATCAAGTATTGTGGCCCAATATGCCAGGGATGACAGATGAGTAA
- a CDS encoding GNAT family N-acetyltransferase, translated as MKHNKSYYKKELPYEDRTIILEGPVTGAEIEKLEYDEGLVAFRRPKEQKKALIEIADLPEGRINIVRDGNRIVGYVTFLYPDPMERWSEGNIENLIELGAIEVSPQYRGIQVGKNLLRLSVMDDALEDYIIITTEYYWHWDLKGSGLSVWDYRKVMEKMMNAGGLIWYATDDPEISSHPANCLMVRIGKRVNQDSIERFDRLRLQNRFMY; from the coding sequence ATGAAACACAATAAATCTTATTATAAGAAAGAATTACCCTATGAAGACCGAACAATAATTCTGGAAGGCCCTGTCACAGGGGCAGAAATCGAAAAGCTAGAGTATGACGAAGGATTAGTTGCCTTCCGCAGACCGAAAGAACAAAAAAAAGCCTTAATTGAAATTGCTGATTTACCAGAGGGTAGAATTAATATTGTTCGAGATGGTAACCGTATTGTAGGTTACGTAACATTTCTCTACCCTGACCCAATGGAAAGATGGTCAGAAGGGAACATTGAAAACCTAATTGAGCTCGGTGCAATTGAAGTATCTCCACAATATAGAGGAATTCAAGTAGGTAAAAATCTACTTAGACTTTCTGTTATGGACGATGCATTAGAAGATTATATTATAATTACAACAGAATATTACTGGCATTGGGATTTAAAAGGTAGTGGATTATCTGTTTGGGATTACCGTAAAGTTATGGAAAAAATGATGAATGCTGGCGGACTTATTTGGTATGCTACAGATGACCCTGAAATTAGTTCCCATCCTGCTAACTGCTTAATGGTTAGAATTGGTAAGCGAGTTAATCAAGATTCAATCGAACGTTTTGACAGACTTCGCTTACAAAACAGATTTATGTATTAA
- the acsA gene encoding acetate--CoA ligase yields MNVQALPTVNGDYNLKSYDEIAKSFDWTTVEKAFSWSETGKINLAYEAIDRHADSEKKDKVALYYSDATRDEKYTYQQMKEMTNRAGNVLKDAGVVKGDRVFIFMPRSPELYFSVLGAIKLGAIVGPLFEAFMEGAVRDRLEDSEAKVLITTPDLLERVPVADLPKLEKVLVIGENVKEEGPYIDYMTKLNTASPELDITWVEREDGLILHYTSGSTGKPKGVLHVHNAMLQHYQTAQWVLDLKEDDVYWCTADPGWVTGTSYGIFGPFLSGITNVVRGGRFSPTDWYETLQRYNVTVWYSAPTAFRMLMSAGDELVKDYDLSSLRHILSVGEPLNPEVVRWGKKVFDLRIHDTWWMTETGAQLICNYPCMEIKPGSMGKPIPGVEAAIIDDQGNILPPNRMGNLAIKKGWPSMMRAVWNNAEKYNSYFEIDGWYVSGDSAYMDEEGYFWFQGRIDDVIMTAGERVGPFEVESKLVEHPAVAEAGVIGKPDPVRGEIIKAFVALRDGYEVSDELKEDIRTFVKKGLAAHAAPREIEFRDKLPKTRSGKIMRRVLKAWELDLPTGDLSTMED; encoded by the coding sequence ATGAATGTGCAAGCGCTTCCAACAGTAAACGGAGATTACAACTTAAAAAGTTATGATGAAATTGCTAAATCATTTGATTGGACTACTGTAGAAAAGGCTTTTTCTTGGAGTGAGACAGGGAAAATTAATTTGGCGTATGAAGCAATCGATCGTCATGCTGATTCTGAGAAAAAGGACAAGGTAGCCCTCTATTATAGTGACGCAACAAGAGATGAAAAATATACTTATCAACAAATGAAAGAAATGACAAACCGCGCAGGTAATGTACTTAAAGATGCTGGAGTAGTGAAAGGTGACCGTGTATTTATTTTCATGCCACGTTCTCCAGAGTTATACTTCTCTGTATTAGGTGCTATTAAATTAGGTGCTATTGTAGGGCCATTATTCGAAGCATTCATGGAAGGTGCTGTGCGCGACCGTCTAGAAGATAGTGAAGCTAAGGTATTAATTACGACTCCTGACCTATTAGAGCGTGTGCCAGTAGCTGACTTACCGAAACTAGAGAAGGTTCTAGTTATTGGAGAGAATGTGAAAGAAGAAGGACCTTACATTGATTATATGACAAAATTAAATACAGCAAGCCCTGAACTAGATATTACATGGGTTGAACGTGAAGATGGTTTAATTCTTCACTATACATCTGGCTCGACTGGTAAACCAAAAGGGGTATTGCATGTTCATAACGCAATGCTTCAACATTACCAAACGGCACAGTGGGTACTTGATCTTAAAGAAGATGATGTTTATTGGTGCACAGCTGACCCAGGTTGGGTAACTGGTACATCATATGGTATTTTCGGACCATTTTTATCAGGTATTACAAATGTAGTTCGTGGAGGACGTTTTAGCCCGACAGATTGGTATGAAACGTTACAGCGTTATAATGTAACTGTTTGGTATAGTGCGCCGACTGCATTCCGTATGTTAATGAGTGCTGGTGACGAGCTTGTTAAGGATTATGATTTATCATCATTACGCCATATCTTAAGTGTAGGTGAACCGCTTAACCCAGAAGTAGTTCGTTGGGGTAAAAAGGTATTTGATCTACGCATTCATGATACATGGTGGATGACTGAAACGGGCGCTCAGCTTATCTGTAACTATCCTTGTATGGAAATCAAACCAGGTTCAATGGGTAAACCAATTCCAGGAGTAGAAGCTGCTATCATTGATGATCAAGGGAATATTCTTCCTCCGAACAGAATGGGGAACCTTGCAATTAAGAAGGGCTGGCCTTCAATGATGAGAGCTGTATGGAACAACGCTGAAAAATACAATAGCTATTTTGAAATTGATGGTTGGTACGTTTCGGGTGATTCAGCGTACATGGATGAAGAAGGTTACTTCTGGTTCCAAGGACGTATCGATGATGTTATCATGACAGCTGGTGAGCGCGTTGGTCCATTTGAAGTTGAAAGTAAGCTTGTAGAGCATCCAGCAGTAGCTGAGGCTGGTGTAATTGGTAAGCCAGACCCAGTACGTGGTGAAATTATTAAGGCATTCGTAGCATTACGTGATGGTTATGAAGTTTCGGATGAGCTAAAAGAAGATATTCGTACCTTTGTTAAAAAAGGCTTAGCTGCACATGCTGCACCACGTGAGATCGAATTCCGTGATAAGCTACCAAAAACACGTAGTGGTAAAATTATGAGACGTGTATTAAAAGCTTGGGAATTAGACCTACCAACTGGTGACTTATCTACAATGGAAGACTAA
- a CDS encoding transglycosylase domain-containing protein: protein MKNKLEEFRAKLKNVTDKLEEKNIFKGLGITYQVFWNLLLVFVVLGLMGTFFVGGAGAGFFASLVKDEPLRPYEEMKKDIYDYEEMSQIYFANDVYLGELPYELERREVKLEDVSEYLVQAIIATEDEYFYEHNGIVPKAIMRATLQEVANSSVQTGGSTLTQQLVKNQILTSDVSFDRKAREMLLAMRLETFFNKDEILEAYLNVVPFGRNASRRNIAGVQSAAQGIFGVDAKDLSLPQAAYIAGLPQSPFGYTPFTSNGEVKQNLDPGINRMKTVLRRMKDSGYITESEYESALDYDIRANLTTRTPSSIEEYPYLTNEVLRRATEVLAKQMMVEDNVIVDELEGEDRVSTLTQYREQARRDLRRNGYRIHTTVNKGIYDSMQETVKDDRYFGPDREGEKEEVGAILIENRTGAIISFVGGRNFEEQELNHATQAYRSNGSTMKPILSYAAAIDIGAIHPASIIPDTPATYPDGTPFGNFDNSYRGLITARDALKYSRNVPAVRAQLKIPHEKARETLLKYNFNLEEGEPYPSASLGRTRNDVTVEQNTAAYATFANDGNFVESYMIDRIETKEGEVIFQHEINPVEVFSPQTAYLMVDMMRDVLRSGTATYLPGRIKFKSDWTGKTGTSNDFHDAWFVGLNPNVTMSVWIGYDTPKSIQQRGVAGLSYSQRTQQIWANLINSAYDSNPELIASQSNFEMPNGIVRRSICGISGLLPSDLCQEAGLVRSDLFNAQFVPTKIDDSLTRVKYVLLNEQPYIALDSTPDEFTYTGVAIKEEYIQENQLKDYLPESLNNVIPDRLAQENGKQPDQVSNVALSGSQLTWSKHHENDIVGYRIYRTASGSSGFSLVGSVRTGSYSFNVNNAGFAYYVTAVDVAGKESAPSQTAKGQGWIVEEDNDEDKTEEDDLLELPENNNGEKEKENEKEKEEKKNENDNGRKEDDQKPENSNRENNQS, encoded by the coding sequence ATGAAAAATAAACTTGAAGAATTTAGGGCGAAACTTAAGAACGTGACTGACAAACTAGAAGAAAAAAATATATTCAAAGGTTTAGGTATTACATATCAAGTATTCTGGAATTTATTACTCGTATTTGTTGTTCTTGGGTTAATGGGTACCTTCTTTGTTGGTGGAGCTGGCGCAGGCTTTTTTGCATCCTTAGTAAAAGATGAACCATTACGACCTTATGAAGAAATGAAGAAAGACATCTATGACTATGAGGAAATGAGTCAAATCTATTTTGCCAACGATGTCTATCTTGGAGAACTTCCATATGAGTTAGAAAGAAGAGAAGTAAAGCTTGAAGATGTAAGTGAATATTTAGTACAAGCAATTATTGCTACTGAGGACGAATACTTTTATGAGCATAACGGAATAGTTCCTAAAGCAATAATGAGAGCTACACTTCAAGAAGTAGCTAACTCCTCAGTTCAAACTGGAGGCAGTACACTTACACAACAACTTGTTAAAAACCAAATATTGACAAGTGATGTTTCCTTTGACCGAAAAGCAAGAGAAATGCTTCTAGCAATGCGTTTAGAAACATTCTTTAATAAAGATGAGATATTAGAAGCCTACTTAAATGTTGTACCATTTGGACGTAATGCATCTCGTCGAAATATTGCCGGTGTACAGTCTGCAGCGCAAGGAATTTTCGGAGTTGATGCAAAAGATTTATCGCTTCCTCAAGCTGCTTACATTGCTGGTTTACCACAAAGCCCTTTTGGATATACACCTTTTACAAGTAATGGTGAAGTGAAACAAAACTTGGACCCAGGTATTAACCGAATGAAAACTGTTTTACGTAGAATGAAAGATTCTGGTTATATTACTGAATCCGAATACGAGAGTGCTTTGGATTATGATATCAGAGCTAACTTAACCACTAGAACACCTAGTTCAATTGAAGAATATCCATATTTAACAAACGAAGTGTTAAGACGTGCAACTGAAGTTTTAGCAAAACAAATGATGGTAGAAGATAATGTAATTGTAGATGAACTTGAAGGTGAAGATAGAGTTTCAACACTTACACAATATCGTGAACAAGCAAGACGTGATTTAAGAAGGAATGGGTATCGAATTCATACAACTGTCAATAAAGGAATTTATGATTCAATGCAGGAAACCGTTAAGGATGACCGCTATTTTGGGCCTGATCGTGAAGGTGAAAAAGAAGAAGTTGGTGCCATTCTAATCGAAAACCGTACAGGTGCTATCATAAGCTTTGTCGGTGGTCGTAATTTTGAAGAACAAGAATTAAACCATGCTACTCAAGCTTATCGCTCAAACGGCTCAACAATGAAACCGATTTTATCCTATGCTGCTGCAATTGATATCGGGGCAATTCATCCAGCATCAATTATCCCTGATACTCCTGCAACATATCCAGATGGAACACCTTTTGGGAACTTTGATAATAGCTATAGAGGTTTGATAACTGCTCGAGATGCGCTTAAGTATTCTCGAAATGTACCTGCAGTAAGAGCTCAACTGAAGATTCCTCATGAAAAGGCAAGAGAAACACTTCTGAAATATAACTTTAACCTTGAGGAAGGAGAACCATATCCTTCAGCATCTTTAGGTAGAACTAGAAACGATGTAACAGTTGAACAAAACACAGCTGCATACGCAACGTTCGCTAATGATGGAAACTTTGTTGAGTCCTACATGATAGACAGAATTGAAACAAAAGAAGGAGAAGTTATTTTTCAACATGAAATTAATCCAGTTGAAGTATTTTCTCCACAAACTGCATATTTAATGGTCGACATGATGAGAGATGTATTACGTAGTGGTACAGCGACTTACCTTCCTGGTAGAATCAAGTTCAAATCTGATTGGACTGGTAAAACAGGAACTTCAAATGATTTCCATGACGCTTGGTTTGTTGGCTTAAATCCGAATGTAACGATGAGTGTTTGGATTGGATATGACACACCTAAGTCTATTCAACAACGAGGTGTTGCTGGATTAAGCTACAGTCAACGTACTCAACAAATATGGGCAAACTTAATTAATTCTGCTTATGATAGTAACCCGGAATTAATTGCGTCACAAAGTAATTTTGAAATGCCAAATGGAATAGTTAGACGTTCAATTTGTGGTATCTCTGGACTTCTTCCTTCTGACTTATGTCAAGAGGCAGGACTAGTTAGATCAGATTTATTCAATGCACAATTTGTACCTACAAAAATTGACGATAGTCTTACTAGAGTAAAGTATGTACTTCTGAATGAACAACCTTATATAGCATTAGATTCAACTCCTGATGAGTTTACTTATACAGGTGTTGCAATCAAAGAAGAGTATATTCAAGAAAATCAACTAAAGGACTACTTACCAGAGTCATTGAACAATGTAATTCCAGATAGATTAGCACAAGAAAACGGTAAACAACCAGACCAAGTTTCAAATGTAGCACTCTCAGGCTCACAGCTTACATGGTCTAAGCATCATGAAAATGATATTGTTGGCTATCGTATTTATCGAACTGCAAGTGGTAGTTCAGGTTTTAGCTTAGTAGGAAGTGTACGTACTGGTAGTTATAGTTTCAACGTCAATAATGCCGGATTTGCCTATTATGTAACAGCAGTTGATGTGGCAGGTAAAGAATCAGCCCCATCTCAAACTGCAAAAGGTCAAGGCTGGATTGTCGAAGAAGATAATGATGAAGATAAAACAGAAGAAGACGACTTATTAGAATTACCAGAGAATAATAATGGTGAAAAAGAAAAAGAAAATGAGAAAGAAAAAGAAGAAAAAAAGAATGAAAATGATAATGGTCGTAAAGAAGATGACCAAAAGCCAGAAAATAGTAATAGGGAAAATAATCAATCATAG
- the tyrS gene encoding tyrosine--tRNA ligase, whose protein sequence is MELLKDLEYRGLINQVTDADGLEKQLSEGQMTLYCGFDPTADSLHIGHLLTVLTLRRFQLAGHKPLALVGGATGLIGDPSGKKAERTLNEQEIVQLWSDRIKGQLSQFLDFEGESAAKAVNNFDWIGKLDIITFLRDVGKNFGLNYMLAKDSVESRITSGISFTEFSYMILQSYDFLHLYENENCRLQIGGSDQWGNITAGLELIRKSTEEEAKAFGFTIPLVTKSDGTKFGKSEGGAIWLDAEKTSPYEFYQFLINTDDRDVVKFLKYFTFLTPAEIDELEKELETAPEKRTAQKRLAEEVTKLVHGEDSLKQAIRISGALFSGEISSLSAEEIKQGFKDVPSYECKEEEISLLDLLIASKIAPSKRQGREDIQNGAIYINGERCIELDRQMTSEDRIEGQFTIIRRGKKKYFLIKY, encoded by the coding sequence ATGGAATTATTAAAAGATTTAGAATACCGTGGATTAATTAACCAAGTAACAGATGCTGATGGTCTTGAAAAGCAATTATCAGAAGGGCAAATGACTTTGTACTGTGGCTTCGATCCAACAGCAGATAGCTTACATATTGGGCATTTACTTACTGTATTAACATTACGTAGGTTCCAGCTTGCTGGTCATAAACCATTGGCTCTTGTCGGCGGTGCTACTGGGCTAATTGGGGACCCTAGTGGGAAAAAGGCAGAACGTACATTGAATGAGCAAGAAATCGTTCAATTATGGAGTGATCGTATCAAGGGACAGCTTTCTCAATTTTTAGATTTTGAAGGTGAAAGTGCAGCAAAGGCTGTTAATAACTTTGATTGGATTGGGAAGCTTGATATTATAACGTTCTTACGAGATGTTGGTAAAAACTTCGGATTAAATTACATGTTGGCAAAAGACTCTGTAGAATCAAGGATTACTTCAGGGATTTCATTTACGGAATTTAGCTATATGATTTTACAATCATATGACTTTCTTCACCTTTACGAAAATGAAAATTGCCGTTTACAAATAGGTGGAAGTGACCAGTGGGGGAATATTACGGCTGGTCTTGAATTAATTCGTAAATCAACAGAAGAAGAAGCAAAAGCATTTGGTTTTACAATTCCATTGGTAACCAAAAGTGATGGAACAAAGTTTGGAAAATCTGAGGGTGGCGCAATTTGGTTAGATGCTGAGAAAACAAGTCCGTATGAATTCTACCAGTTTTTAATCAATACTGATGACCGCGATGTCGTTAAGTTCTTAAAGTACTTTACTTTCTTAACTCCGGCTGAGATTGATGAGTTAGAAAAGGAATTGGAAACAGCACCAGAGAAGCGTACGGCACAAAAACGCTTAGCAGAAGAAGTAACAAAGTTGGTTCACGGTGAAGATTCACTTAAACAAGCGATTAGAATTTCAGGAGCTCTATTTAGTGGAGAGATTTCTTCACTATCGGCAGAAGAAATAAAACAAGGTTTTAAGGATGTTCCATCATATGAATGTAAAGAAGAAGAGATCAGTTTGTTAGATTTATTAATAGCATCAAAAATTGCTCCTTCTAAACGTCAAGGTCGTGAAGATATTCAAAACGGAGCGATTTACATTAATGGCGAACGTTGTATAGAATTAGATCGACAAATGACTTCGGAAGATCGTATCGAGGGTCAATTTACAATTATCAGAAGAGGGAAGAAGAAGTACTTCTTAATTAAATACTAA
- the rpsD gene encoding 30S ribosomal protein S4 produces MARYTGPSWKLSRRLGISLSGTGKELEKRPYVPGQHGPNQRKKISEYGLQLQEKQKLRHMFGINERQFRRIFDDAGKMPGIHGENFMILLESRLDNLVYRMGLARTRRAARQLVNHGHVTVDGGRVDIPSYRVKPGQAIALREKSKNLSAVKEAIEVNNFVPGYVTFDAEKLEGSFSRLPERSELPAEITEALIVEFYSR; encoded by the coding sequence ATGGCTCGTTATACAGGTCCATCTTGGAAATTATCTCGTCGCTTAGGTATTTCATTAAGCGGAACAGGAAAAGAATTAGAAAAACGCCCTTACGTTCCAGGTCAACACGGCCCGAACCAACGTAAGAAAATCTCAGAATACGGTTTACAATTACAGGAGAAGCAAAAGCTTCGCCATATGTTCGGTATCAATGAGCGTCAATTCCGCCGCATCTTTGATGACGCTGGTAAAATGCCTGGTATCCACGGTGAAAACTTCATGATTTTACTTGAGTCTCGCCTAGATAACTTAGTTTACCGTATGGGACTAGCTCGTACTCGTCGTGCAGCTCGTCAGCTTGTAAACCATGGTCACGTAACTGTTGATGGAGGTCGCGTAGACATCCCTTCATACCGTGTTAAGCCTGGTCAAGCAATCGCTTTACGCGAAAAATCTAAAAATCTTTCTGCTGTAAAAGAAGCAATCGAAGTAAACAACTTCGTACCTGGTTATGTAACATTCGACGCTGAAAAGCTTGAAGGTTCATTCTCTCGTTTACCAGAACGTTCTGAGCTTCCAGCTGAAATCACTGAAGCATTAATCGTCGAGTTCTACTCTCGTTAA